Proteins found in one Pyxidicoccus trucidator genomic segment:
- a CDS encoding cob(I)yrinic acid a,c-diamide adenosyltransferase, with protein sequence MKIYTKSGDAGETGLFGGGRVPKDDERVDAYGEVDELNATLGLARGFTMPTDMDALLLRLQDQLFTLGAVLATPADTKASSYIPELRAEWAEDMERAIDSFESELPKMTHFVLPGGTQAAAALHLARTVCRRAERRTVPLLREGKIPQSVVVYLNRLSDLLFVMARLANHRAGVPDVKWIPAKPTKST encoded by the coding sequence ATGAAGATCTACACGAAGAGCGGTGATGCTGGAGAGACGGGTCTGTTCGGTGGCGGACGCGTCCCGAAGGACGACGAGCGGGTGGACGCGTACGGCGAGGTGGACGAGCTGAACGCGACGCTCGGCCTCGCGCGCGGCTTCACGATGCCCACGGACATGGACGCGCTCCTGCTGCGCCTGCAGGACCAGCTCTTCACGCTGGGCGCGGTGCTGGCCACGCCCGCGGACACCAAGGCGTCTTCGTACATTCCGGAGCTGAGGGCGGAGTGGGCGGAGGACATGGAGCGCGCCATCGACAGCTTCGAGAGTGAGCTGCCGAAGATGACCCACTTCGTCCTGCCCGGAGGCACCCAGGCCGCCGCCGCGCTGCACTTGGCGCGCACCGTGTGCCGCCGCGCGGAGCGCCGCACCGTGCCGCTGCTGCGCGAGGGGAAGATTCCGCAGTCGGTGGTGGTCTACCTGAACCGGCTCTCCGATTTGCTCTTCGTCATGGCGCGGCTGGCCAACCATCGTGCGGGCGTGCCGGACGTGAAGTGGATACCGGCGAAGCCCACGAAGTCGACGTAG
- the queG gene encoding tRNA epoxyqueuosine(34) reductase QueG, which produces MSVLPTSQLRELASLVGFDLVGFSRAEPIPPAFLMEWLESGYAADMDWMGERAAERLDVQKLLPGAKTVISFANNYWRDDTESVGSPIARYARGRDYHSTLRDRMKAFRKTVVARFPGLGTYGSVDSGPLMEKVWAARAGLGYVGKNGCFITEPYGSWVLLATLILDAEVDAYGEGPAADRCGSCRRCLMSCPTGALVGNGRVDARACLSYQTIENREREVPEAFRLKFDNLIFGCDICQQVCPLNRRPVFAENPRFAPRAVAELGTLELAGLTPEQYEHLVPGTALARARYDGLRRNAVYALGVAKQADARRLLEKLCGDTSELVRTAAQWALSQLDS; this is translated from the coding sequence ATGAGCGTGCTGCCCACCTCCCAGCTCCGTGAGCTCGCCAGCCTGGTCGGCTTCGACCTGGTGGGCTTCTCTCGCGCGGAGCCGATTCCGCCCGCCTTCCTGATGGAGTGGCTGGAGTCCGGCTACGCGGCGGACATGGACTGGATGGGAGAGCGGGCCGCCGAGCGACTGGATGTGCAGAAGCTGCTCCCGGGCGCGAAGACGGTCATCTCGTTCGCGAACAACTACTGGCGGGACGACACGGAGTCGGTGGGCTCGCCCATTGCCCGCTATGCGCGGGGTCGCGACTACCACTCCACGCTGCGGGACAGGATGAAGGCCTTCCGCAAGACGGTGGTCGCCAGGTTCCCGGGCCTGGGCACCTACGGGAGCGTGGACAGCGGCCCGCTGATGGAGAAGGTGTGGGCGGCGCGCGCGGGGCTGGGCTACGTGGGGAAGAACGGCTGCTTCATCACCGAGCCCTATGGCTCGTGGGTGCTGCTGGCCACGCTCATCCTGGACGCGGAGGTGGACGCGTACGGGGAGGGGCCGGCGGCGGACCGGTGTGGCTCGTGTCGCCGCTGTCTCATGTCCTGCCCCACGGGCGCGCTGGTGGGGAATGGCCGTGTGGATGCGCGGGCGTGCCTGTCCTACCAGACGATTGAGAACCGCGAGCGCGAGGTGCCCGAGGCGTTCCGGCTCAAGTTCGACAACCTCATCTTCGGGTGCGACATCTGCCAGCAGGTGTGTCCGCTGAACCGCCGTCCGGTGTTCGCGGAGAATCCGCGCTTCGCACCGCGTGCGGTGGCGGAGCTGGGGACGCTGGAGCTGGCGGGGCTGACACCGGAACAGTATGAGCACCTCGTACCCGGTACAGCGTTGGCACGCGCACGCTATGACGGGCTGCGCCGCAACGCCGTGTACGCGCTGGGCGTCGCGAAGCAGGCGGATGCGCGGCGGTTGCTCGAAAAGCTCTGCGGCGACACGAGTGAATTGGTACGTACCGCGGCGCAATGGGCGCTCAGCCAGCTCGACTCCTGA
- a CDS encoding DMT family transporter translates to MGAQPARLLNPTSASSLGLVYAAMGVQVLISAGTYLAGKRAMAELPPLTVVLWRFILSGSVFVLLLALTPGPKLPPRSEWKRVLVLGLLAGPVNQVFFFYGLSQSTAAHAALLYALTPLGVYLLSLARGHERASLRAVGGIATAFTGVVVLLLGRGLADASGSLLGDVLILGAVAAWVVYTTEGKPFVAVHGPVRATAWSMVASTLMMLVLAPFVAKPDAVMAASDAAKGSIVYLGLLTSVVAYLIWYYALSKVPASKVAIFSNLQPAATALAAWALLDEALHWEIAVGGVLVLLGVRLTQTAHVRPPPETPLRPETERQAA, encoded by the coding sequence ATGGGCGCTCAGCCAGCTCGACTCCTGAATCCCACCTCCGCGTCTTCCCTGGGCCTGGTGTACGCCGCGATGGGCGTGCAGGTCCTCATCAGCGCCGGGACGTACCTCGCCGGCAAGCGGGCGATGGCGGAGCTGCCGCCGCTCACGGTGGTGCTGTGGCGCTTCATCCTGAGCGGCTCGGTGTTCGTGCTGCTGCTGGCGCTGACGCCGGGGCCGAAGCTGCCGCCGCGCAGTGAGTGGAAGCGGGTGCTGGTGCTGGGGCTGCTGGCGGGGCCGGTGAACCAGGTGTTCTTCTTCTATGGCCTGTCGCAGTCCACGGCGGCGCACGCGGCGCTGCTGTACGCGCTGACGCCCCTGGGCGTGTACCTGTTGAGCCTGGCGCGTGGCCACGAGCGGGCGTCGCTGCGCGCGGTGGGCGGCATCGCCACGGCCTTCACGGGGGTGGTGGTGTTGCTGCTGGGGCGGGGGCTGGCGGACGCGAGCGGCTCGCTGCTGGGGGACGTGCTCATCCTCGGCGCGGTGGCGGCGTGGGTGGTGTACACGACGGAGGGCAAGCCCTTCGTCGCGGTGCACGGTCCGGTGCGGGCCACGGCGTGGAGCATGGTGGCGTCCACGCTGATGATGCTGGTCCTGGCGCCCTTCGTGGCGAAGCCCGACGCGGTGATGGCGGCGAGCGACGCGGCGAAGGGCTCCATCGTGTACCTGGGGCTGCTCACCTCGGTGGTGGCATACCTCATCTGGTACTACGCGCTGTCGAAGGTGCCGGCGTCGAAGGTGGCCATCTTCTCCAACCTGCAGCCCGCGGCGACCGCGCTGGCCGCGTGGGCGCTGCTGGACGAGGCGCTGCACTGGGAGATTGCGGTGGGCGGGGTGCTGGTGCTGCTGGGCGTGCGGTTGACGCAGACGGCGCACGTGCGGCCTCCGCCCGAGACGCCGCTTCGTCCGGAGACGGAGCGGCAGGCGGCGTAG
- a CDS encoding ATP-grasp domain-containing protein yields the protein MLRSGEDLLHVEERLWVLTAPTGKGIYDFAFDRFFACRRPYALPESMEVLARVGVWNDYAERYRELEGEGVRLVHSPEQHLLATELPHWYPRLTDLTPRSVWFDERPDAETVERLLGWPVFVKGERQTSRHRKSLSIIEGPEQWRQAMDAYAKDSILHWQRVVCRELRPLRRVEEGAPDRIPSSFEFRTFWWRGELVGWGPYWWQGSPYTMTADEQREALGLGREVARRLDVPFLVVDVAQEVSGRWIVIECNDGQESGYAGASPFALWQNILDVERARSAPP from the coding sequence ATGCTCCGTTCCGGCGAAGACCTGCTGCATGTGGAAGAGCGGCTGTGGGTGCTGACGGCGCCGACGGGCAAGGGCATCTACGACTTCGCCTTTGACAGGTTCTTCGCCTGCCGCCGTCCGTACGCCCTGCCGGAGTCCATGGAGGTCCTTGCCCGCGTGGGCGTGTGGAATGACTACGCGGAGCGGTATCGCGAGCTGGAAGGGGAGGGTGTGCGGCTGGTGCACTCTCCCGAGCAGCACCTGCTGGCCACGGAGCTACCGCACTGGTACCCGCGGCTCACGGACCTGACGCCGCGCAGTGTCTGGTTCGACGAGCGGCCGGATGCGGAGACCGTGGAGCGGCTGCTCGGGTGGCCCGTCTTCGTGAAGGGCGAGCGGCAGACGAGCCGTCATCGCAAGTCCTTGTCCATCATCGAAGGGCCGGAGCAGTGGCGCCAGGCGATGGACGCGTATGCGAAGGACTCCATCCTGCACTGGCAGCGCGTGGTGTGCCGCGAGCTGCGGCCCCTGCGCCGGGTGGAGGAGGGCGCGCCGGACCGCATCCCCAGCTCCTTCGAGTTCCGCACCTTCTGGTGGCGGGGCGAGCTGGTGGGGTGGGGGCCCTACTGGTGGCAGGGCTCGCCATACACGATGACGGCGGACGAGCAACGCGAGGCGCTCGGGCTGGGCCGCGAGGTGGCGCGCCGGCTGGACGTGCCCTTCCTCGTGGTGGACGTGGCGCAGGAGGTCTCCGGCCGGTGGATTGTCATCGAGTGCAATGACGGTCAGGAGAGTGGCTACGCGGGCGCCTCTCCCTTCGCGCTCTGGCAGAACATCCTGGACGTCGAGCGGGCACGTAGCGCTCCGCCGTGA